In a single window of the Salmo trutta chromosome 21, fSalTru1.1, whole genome shotgun sequence genome:
- the LOC115156900 gene encoding presequence protease, mitochondrial-like — protein MFRQSKTVLQKLRSLSFQGHNPSWRFRSTPATERVLQYQAGQKIHGFTVKEVVAVPDLFLTAVKLTHDNTGAQYLHAARDDKNNLFSVQLRTTPMDNTGVPHILEHTVLCGSEKYPCRDPFFKMLNRSLSTFMNAFTASDFTMYPFSTQNGKDFQNLLSVYLDAVFFPCLGELDFRQEGWRLENENPSDPTSPLVFKGVVFNEMKGAFSDNEQVYAQYLQNKLYPDHTYGVVSGGEPLAIPDLSWEQLKHFHATHYHPSNARFFTYGDMPLEQHLKQIHEEALSKFERTEPDTAVPNQPHWDRPREDHVTCSPDAMAPDASKQNTLCMSYLLGDITDTFEGFTLSLLSSLMISGPNAPFYKALIEPKIGTDFSSVVGYDGSTKEASFSIGLQGMAEEDIEKVKQIIIQTFDEIIANGFEEERIEALLHKIEIQMKHQSTSFGLSLASYIASCWNHDGDPVQLLKISDRVTQFRQALKDNPRFLQEKVVHYFKDNTHRLTLSMSPDEAYLEKQVKAEEEKLQKNIQALSESDKKDIYEKGLELLSIQSKTQDASCLPALKVSDIEPTIAVTRVETGTAGGVPVQYCEQPTNGMVYFRAMCSLNSLPEDLRLYVPLFCSVITKMGCGGLDYRQQDQQMELKTGGMSISTSVNPDYSNMDMYEQGVLLSSSCLERNLPDMFHLWSDIFNSPHFDDEERLRVLVMMSAQELANGISNSGHMYAMTRAARNLTPTGELQETFGGMEQVKFMKRVAEMPDLTQVLRTLPRIKRHILNPLNMRCAVNATPQKMSNAAGQLDNLMCNVASNKKDRKPVQSNITERPLDPLAPPGSGPSRKLVVEPNFKPCQMKTFFPMPFPINFVSECIRTVPFTHEDCASLNILARMMTAKYLHGEIREKGGAYGGGARMGGGLFTFYSYRDPNTVQTLSAFRKGVDWAISGQFTQQDINEAKLSVFSAVDSPVAPSDKGMGRFLSGITDELKQAHRERLFAVTDKSIVDVAGRYLGIGQRTCGVAILGPENDTIKKDPSWVVK, from the exons ACACGCAGCTAGAGATGACAAAAACAATCTCTTTAG TGTTCAGCTCAGGACGACCCCGATGGACAACACAGGGGTCCCACACATCCTGGAACACACAGTGTTGTGTGGCTCAGAGAAGTACCCCTGCAGAGACCCCTTCTTCAAGATGCTCAACAGATCACTCTCCACCTTCATGAATGCattcacag CCAGTGATTTCACCATGTATCCATTCTCCACACAAAACGGGAAAGACTTCCAGAATCTCCTCTCCGTGTATCTGGATGCAGTGTTTTTCCCTTGTCTGGGGGAACTAGATTTTCG GCAGGAGGGATGGAGACTGGAGAATGAAAACCCTTCAGATCCTACTTCCCCTTTGGTCTTCAAAGGAGTTGTCTTCAATGAAATGAAGGGTGCTTTT TCAGACAATGAGCAAGTGTATGCCCAGTACCTCCAGAACAAGCTGTATCCTGACCACACATATGGTGTGGTGTCTGGAGGGGAACCTCTGGCCATCCCTGACCTCTCCTGGGAGCAACTCAAGCACTTCCACGCCACACACTACCACCCCAGCAACGCAAG GTTCTTCACCTACGGGGACATGCCCTTAGAGCAGCACCTGAAACAGATCCATGAGGAGGCTCTGTCCAAGTTTGAACGCACTGAGCCTGACACTGCTGTTCCTAACCAACCCCACTGGGACAGGCCT AGAGAGGACCATGTGACCTGCAGTCCTGATGCTATGGCGCCTGATGCATCCAAACAGAACACACTGTGTATGAGCTACCTGCTTGGAGA TATCACAGATACGTTTGAGGGCTTCACCCTGAGCCTGCTGTCCTCTCTGATGATCTCTGGACCCAACGCTCCCTTCTACAAGGCCCTTATAGAACCCAAGATAGGAACAGACTTTTCTTCTGTCGTAGG ATATGATGGGAGCACCAAAGAGGCATCGTTCAGTATTGGCTTACAAGGAATGGCCGAAGAAGATATAGAGAAAGTCAAGCAAATCATCATCCAAACCTTTGATGAGATCATTGC TAATGGGtttgaggaggagaggatagaggccCTGCTTCATAAGATTGAGATCCAGATGAAACATCAGTCTACCAGCTTCGGCCTGTCTCTGGCCTCG TACATAGCTTCCTGTTGGAACCATGATGGAGACCCGGTTCAGCTGCTGAAGATCAGCGACCGTGTGACCCAGTTCAGACAGGCCTTGAAGGACAACCCTCGCTTCCTCCAGGAGAAAGTCGTGCACTACTTCAAG GATAATACTCACAGACTGACTCTGTCTATGAGTCCTGATGAGGCGTACCTGGAGAAACAGGTCAAAGCAGAGGAGGAGAAACTCCAGAAGAACATACAGGCTCTGTCTGAGAGTGACAAGAAAGACATCTATGAGAAAG GTCTTGAGCTGCTGTCGATTCAGAGCAAGACCCAGGATGCTTCATGTCTCCCTGCCCTGAAAGTATCTGATATTGAGCCAACGATAGCAGTCACACGTGTGGAGACGGGCACTGCAG GAGGAGTGCCAGTACAGTACTGTGAGCAGCCCACCAATGGCATGGTCTACTTCAGAGCTATGTGTAGTCTCAACAGCCTCCCTGAGGACCTCAGACTATACGTGCCCCTCTTCTGCAGTGTCATCACCAA GATGGGCTGTGGAGGGCTGGACTACAGGCAGCaggaccagcagatggagctgaaGACAGGAGGCATGTCCATCTCCACATCGGTCAACCCTGACTACTCTAACATGGATATGTATGAACAG GGAGTCCTCCTTTCATCTTCCTGCCTGGAGAGGAATCTCCCTGATATGTTTCACCTGTGGAGTGACATATTCAACAG CCCGCACTTTGATGACGAGGAGCGTCTGCGTGTGCTGGTCATGATGTCGGCTCAGGAACTGGCCAATGGGATCTCTAATTCTGGTCACATGTATGCCATGACACGGGCAGCTCGCAACCTTACCCCAACAGGAGAACTACAGGAGACCTTCGGAGGGATGGAGCAG GTCAAGTTTATGAAGAGGGTTGCAGAGATGCCAGACCTCACCCAAGTTCTACGGACACTTCCTAGAATCAAGAGACACATTCTCAACCCACTGAACATGAG ATGTGCGGTTAACGCAACACCGCAGAAGATGTCTAATGCCGCTGGACAGTTGGATAACTTAATGTGTAATGTTGCTTCCAATAAGAAGGATCGCAAACCAGTCCAGTCCAATATCACTGAG AGACCTCTTGACCCACTGGCACCCCCTGGATCTGGCCCAAGTAGAAAACTTGTCGTT GAGCCCAACTTCAAGCCCTGCCAGATGAAGACATTTTTCCCAATGCCCTTCCCAATCAACTTTGTCAGCGAGTGTATCCGCACCGTGCCCTTCACCCATGAGGACTGTGCCAG cCTGAATATCCTGGCCCGGATGATGACGGCTAAGTACCTGCACGGAGAGATCAGAGAAAAGGGTGGGGCCTACGGTGGAGGGGCCAGGATGGGAGGAGGACTATTCACCTTCTATTCATACAG AGACCCCAACACGGTGCAGACTCTGTCAGCGTTTCGTAAGGGTGTGGACTGGGCCATATCAGGACAGTTTACCCAGCAGGACATCAATGAGGCCAAGCTGTCCGTGTTCTCAGCCGTGGACTCCCCCGTCGCCCCCTCCGATAAAG GTATGGGCCGTTTCCTGAGTGGAATCACAGATGAGCTGAAACAGGCCCACAGAGAGAGACTCTTTGCTGTCACAGACAAGAGCATTGTCGATGTGGCTGGCAG GTACCTTGGCATTGGACAAAGGACATGTGGAGTTGCTATTCTGGGCCCCGAGAATGACACCATCAAGAAAGACCCCTCATGGGTGGTAAAATAA